DNA sequence from the Lysinibacillus sp. OF-1 genome:
TTAACTGACGCGTGAAATTTTGAGCAATATATAAATTTCTTTCAGTTTGGCTGACCATATAATCTGATAATATTTTTTTATACTGAGCTTCTAATTGTTTCAATTTCTTCACGTCCTAACGCAACCATTTTTCCGCCCTTATTGTTGTACCCACTCCCATGACAGATTGAATATCTAAACTGTCCATCAATCGTTTAACACCTGGTAAACCAGCTCCTAGCCCTCCTGAAGTAGAATAACCATCCTCCATTACTTTGCGAACATTTTGAATCCCAGGTCCTTTATCTGTTGCAATAACGACTATTTTCTTTTCATGATCTATCTCAACCCTTTCAATTTCAATCGTCCCTATATTCGCATATAAATATATATTTCGTGCTAATTCACTAATTGCTGTGGTTATACGAGCTTGATCAACAGTGCCAAATCCAAGTGCTCTTGCTTCATTACGCCCCAGTTGTCTTGCTGCCACAATATCCCACTCTGTAATAATTTCAACCGAAGACTTACATGTCACTGCTGTCCCTCCATTTCCTTACAGTGTTATACTCTTACACTATAGTTCGACCTGCTGGACTTAAATTAAACTTCATAACCTCTATTAATGGAATATTCTATGTAAATTTTCATATACCTTTTAAGAATTTTTTCAAAAATCTATTTTTATTAAAAATCTTGAATATATCTTAAAGCTTTTTGTACTATTTATCAATTACGCCTCAACGGAATTTAGCTCCGATTTATTGAAGCTGCTCGAAAAACTTTTCTTCAAAATTTGTGACTTCTGCCAGAGGTTTTATCTAACAAAATTGAACTTTTATGGAGAGTTGGCCAGCTGAATCAAGATAAATAGTAAATTCAAATTATCGATAGAGAACAAAAAAAGCACCGAGATTTTATTATCTCGATGCTTCTATACACATATGTATATCAAAATTTAACTAGACCTAAACTAATCATCAACGCTCCATCAACTTTTTCCATCACAGCATGATCAAGTTGCGTAATACGATCCGTCAATCTTGACTTATCAATTGTCCGCACCTGTTCTAGCAAAATAACCGAATCACGTTCAAAACCATACTTTTCAGCATTGATTTCAACGTGTGTCGGTAACTTTGCCTTTTGAATCTGTGCAGTGATAGCTGCGATGATGACAGTCGGACTAAATCGATTGCCAATATCATTTTGAATAATCAGCACCGGTCTAGTGCCTCCTTGTTCAGAACCTATTACCGGTGATAAGTCTGCAAAAAAAACGTCACCACGTTTTACATTCAAAGTGTCATCCCCCGCTAACGAGACGCTCCACCATATGCTGTGCTTCATATTCTGCATGCAAGCATTCACTTGCAATCATTAAATTAATATGAGACATTTCAACATATCCTTTAATCATAGCTTCCCGTATTTGATTTGGTTGCTCCTGCATTAAATTTTTGCGCGCCAAAGTACGCACAAAAGATTCACCTTCAATTACTTCCTTTGTTTGTAGAAATAGTCTGTCTTGAACAGCAATTGTAGCTTCTCTTAACTTTTTCTCGTACACAGCAAGCACCTCCAACGGAACCATACACTTTTTCATTACTTCTCATTCTATCATTGAAAGATATTGTTGAAAAGACATGAAATGACAAAATATCTGACAATTTGAAGTACAAATTGTAAAAATATGTTGGTTGTCGAAGGTATATGCTGAATAATTATTATTGCAATGTTCTTCCAAATATGAGTTACTTTATGTTTGGAAAAGAAATAAGTTCTCCAGTGCTAATTTATTTACCAAATTCAACTTTTACATTGGAATGTTGCTCATTACATTACAGTGAATGCTATTGAGAGAATGTGTACTGTGTATCAGTAACTAATTCTAATGAAGGTTCATTAAAAGTATATTCTAGGAACTCTTGCTGTTATAATGCATGGTATTTCATAATTAATTGTTTCAAGCTTTGTAGCCCACTCATCGATGGAAATCACATGCTGTCCTTGTTGACCAATGAGTGTTACCTTCTCACCTATAGCATATGCTTTTGGTAGCACAACCATACATTGGTCCATACAAATTCGTCCAACAATCGGCACTTTCTGTCCATCAACCAATACTTCTTGTCCACCTAACTTACGAATTACGCCATCTGCATAGCCAATCGGAATAGTTCCTATCCACGTCTCCGTCTGAGCAGTAAACGTAGCGCCATAGCCAACTGATTCACCTGCTTTAATTTGCTTCACATGAACAAGTTCACTCTCAAGCGAGAAGGCAGGCTTTAGTGGGAATGGTAAAATGCTTTCCACATAGGGAGAAGGAGATAATCCATACAGCGATATCCCATATCGAACAGCATCATACTGTAGGTGTGAATTTTTCACTAATGAAGCTGCCGTATTAGATGCATGAACAAGTCGCGGCTTTAAAGGCATGACTGATAAACACTTCTCAAAAAACTGCACTTGCTGATTAAAATGTGTCGAATTTTCTTCATCCGCTGTCGCAAAGTGAGTGAATATGCCATCTAGCTCCACATTAGCTGTAGACTGTATGGTTTCGTATAGTTCTACTAGCTCTTGCTCTGAGCGAATGCCTAGTCTCCCCATTCCACTATCTACTTTTATATGTAGACGCAAAGGAAGTTCTTCATTCACTAAAAGAGGAGCTGCTTGTTGAATCCAATCACTAGCAAATGCTGTAAGAATAATACGCTGTTGTGCTGCATAAGGAGCAAAGGAAACAGGAGATGCACCTAATATTAGTATGTCTGGTTCTTCAAAATGTGCTCGTATATGTAATGCTTCGTCGGGCGTTGCCACTGCAAGTATTGTGGCACCAGCCTCAAGTGCCGCCCGTGCAACGG
Encoded proteins:
- a CDS encoding type II toxin-antitoxin system PemK/MazF family toxin, which translates into the protein MNVKRGDVFFADLSPVIGSEQGGTRPVLIIQNDIGNRFSPTVIIAAITAQIQKAKLPTHVEINAEKYGFERDSVILLEQVRTIDKSRLTDRITQLDHAVMEKVDGALMISLGLVKF
- the alr gene encoding alanine racemase, with product MKTQQYFRPTKAMIDLQAIQQNVKNLKEFLQPNVQIIAVVKANAYGHGDVAVARAALEAGATILAVATPDEALHIRAHFEEPDILILGASPVSFAPYAAQQRIILTAFASDWIQQAAPLLVNEELPLRLHIKVDSGMGRLGIRSEQELVELYETIQSTANVELDGIFTHFATADEENSTHFNQQVQFFEKCLSVMPLKPRLVHASNTAASLVKNSHLQYDAVRYGISLYGLSPSPYVESILPFPLKPAFSLESELVHVKQIKAGESVGYGATFTAQTETWIGTIPIGYADGVIRKLGGQEVLVDGQKVPIVGRICMDQCMVVLPKAYAIGEKVTLIGQQGQHVISIDEWATKLETINYEIPCIITARVPRIYF
- a CDS encoding anti-sigma regulatory factor gives rise to the protein MTCKSSVEIITEWDIVAARQLGRNEARALGFGTVDQARITTAISELARNIYLYANIGTIEIERVEIDHEKKIVVIATDKGPGIQNVRKVMEDGYSTSGGLGAGLPGVKRLMDSLDIQSVMGVGTTIRAEKWLR